The DNA region ATTACACCGCGTCATGGACAGTAGGAAAGTTGATAATGACAGCTGACCCAATGGCATGTCATTGTTCTCAGTAGCTTGAGAAGCTGTAGAAAGAAGACTAGAGCACCAGTCAGGAACTGATGGAGCCAAGGCCAAATTTTGGTCTTCTAAAAGAGCTCGAGCCACAAGAGCTCCATGCCACTTGACAGTTCTTTCAGATGCTTTCAACGCAGTTGCAACTGCATGCCCGTCACTATCAAGTTCTTGAATACGAGTGCGATTCAGATCTGATGCTATAGCCCAGTTTGCAAGAGCCCATGTAGCAAAAGGTACAGCTACATGCTCCCTCTGCAAGTCATCCCAGAGGCCTGGGACAGCAGACGCACTTAATTTCTCAGCTAGTGCAGACTCAATAGCAGTCTGTTGCACCACTAATCTTCTACTGTTATGCGAGACTTCCAGCATACCAACATCTGAGTTGTCCAACTCCAAGGAATTATTTCCTCTAGAGAATCCCAATATAGTAGTTCCACCAAGCACTTTAATCCCTATCCCTTTTAACCCTCTATCACCATCATTGCTGCTGTTATCCTCGTGGTCATCAAAATGCATCCCTCCTTGCTCAATTACTTCAATTACTGCTGCAATATCTCTTGTGTCGGCATCTGCAGGCAGCAAAGGCTGAAACGACGAGTAGTCTGCATTATCGCAGTTCGAAGTGATGATATCCATAAGTGCAGCCACAAGCATGCTCCTCCCTCTAGAATGCTCTGAACCATCAAATGAAGATTTCTGTTCAAAAATCGAAAATATATTAAGTACAGCGAACTAAACTAGAGTATGCCTGCAAAAATaacatatatataaaaaaagctTAAGAAAATGCAGCAGTCAGCAACAAAAAGGCCTTCACACAATTTTTGTTTACGCTATTTTGTTTATTTTGCCTCTAATTGGCATGCTGGGAACAAAATATCGACATGCCCCTATTGATGCCACATCTTTTTAGCACAGAAAAGAAGTAGAACTCCACACTGCAATATTAGACTCATTCATAGCAGATTAATCATCTTAAACAAAGGATAGGTAAATAAGCTGACCTCAGATCACACCAATTCTCTGGTCTTAAACAAAGGATAGGCAAGTTTGAGAGCTCTATATCCAAACCATCAAAAAGTTATACTACACTTAATCTAATCCTGGGCCTTGCAGAGCGAATTTTTTTTTGGGCAAGCTTGCATAGAAATTTGCAGGTTCAGAAGTCGTACCACATTCAGTTACATTGTGTAGACAATTTATGCTCAAGCAACCTAATGCATAATAGTGCAGAGATTTAATACACATTATGACATGGCATTAACCTCTTAATCTTGCAAAACATGAATATGATATTATTTCCATTATAAGCTAGGCCGCTAGCTATATTCACACAAAATCTCAACATCTGAATAGCACAATATGACATGTGAATATCCTAATTCCTTGCTGCAAACTAGGCAACACCAAATCAATATGCCTAGCTACGAAACTTAACTCAAATATCAGTTGATGCTGAGGGTATATAAGAAATATTGCACCTTAATAAATTAATTCCATGGAGTGGTTACAGCAACAGAGGCAAATTAGAGCCAACTACAGCACATAATCAGCAATTCCGTGGAATTAAACTATCGCAAGCTTCTACCAGACCACATAAAGGCAATCGGACAAAGCCAACAAAAAGGTTAAAGACCTGGAATCACCTTCTTGCCGCGCGTGGGCTGATACGAGAAGATGAACTGGAGGAGGCAGGGCACGGCGTGCGGGCGCCCGAGAACGGCGGGCGCGACCCAGGGGTCAGCCACCAGGTGCGCGAGCGCCCTGGCAGCCTCGGCCTGCGTGGCCCCCCGCAAGACGCTGTCGAGCAGCCAGTCGACGacggcgccgccccccgcggAGACAATGGCGGCGCGccgggcggcgctggcggctgTGATGTCGGCGAGCAGCGCGGCCACCCGCAGCTCGAACCCGGACCGCACCTCCTGGTTGGCCGACGAGAGCACGGACAGGAGCGACTTCCAGAGCACTCCCGCGGCCGTCAACGTGTGCTGCATCCGCTCCACGACGCGGCCCGCCGAATCCCTGGACCTGTGCAGCGTCTCCTCGAGGTTGTCGGTGGTGAGGTAGACAgtgcccgcggcggcgagggagagcGTGGAGAAGGCGAGGAGCGGCGCCAGGCGGCGCCCGGCCCCTCGGCGGGGCGCGAGGTGGTGCTgctggggcggcgtggcggcgatCGGGAGCGCGGAGGAGGTGGAGGGGGTGGAGGGCGCGGGGGAGGCGGGCGGAGCCGGGGTGGTGGAGAGCAGGCGGactcggtggcggtggtggtggaaaCGGCGGAGGAGGACGCGTCGCAGCATCGCCGGCACGGGGAAGCGCCGCGGGTGCCTTCTCCTCTTCGGGAGGGCGTGGTTTTCCGGGTTAATTGAGCGATGTGTTCGACGGGCGCTGCGGTTGCCGTAGGTAGGAAGGCGAGCGAGGGCAGTGGGCACGCGGGCGCGGGGAATATTCGCCGGAGAAGAGGGGAAGATAGAGGCCGGTGGGCGGTGGTGCGGCAAGGGAGGCGAGCAAAGCCGGTACGGGACGGGATGGAACGGGAGAGGGCGAGGTGGGTTGGGCTTGGTTTCCTTGATGGGCCGCCTGAGTTTGGATTGGAGACCCGAAGCTTCGGAACACTGCTAGGACTCGACTACGATCCTCACTCTTGACTTGAGTTTGGCATTGTACTGTATCGAGTTCATTTCAACAGTGAGGGTGTTGTTCTATGTAAGCCAACGAGATACTGGCTGTCATTCTGATCCCTGATTAGGATCTCCAACTAACTTTCCAGGGAGGTTGGTTGCTCATcgcaaaaagaaaataaaaaaggaCGGTTGTTCACTTTTTGTGTGGGATTGTGGCCTAAGTTAGCCAAGACAGCCTATCGAGCTGGCTTTGCGTATGCGAATACAGCAAGGCATCCCAGCCTGGCTTCTGCATTATTGTCCCCGATTATAGGATTAGCTAACGTTCGGTGAAGGAACCACGCTATCCGAAGAGAGGATgtgagattttttttttcaaaggaAAAGCCGCAGAGGGCCTCCGGTGCCAGCACCGGGGCTGGGACGTGAATCACGGGCTTGGGGGTTGGCTTAAGGGACCACTCGGATTCACCGGCCCCTCTTAGGCTGTTAGGTTCTTTCAAGCAAAATCGCAATAAGGCAAGCTGCCACTCGAGACCTTATAAATTTGTCCATAATTTTTCATACATAATGCAACCTCACGCATAGTAAAAGTTATAAATTAAAGAAAGCTAAAACAACATCTATTTTGAAACGGATGAAGTATATCTTATGTTAATTGTAGAATGAAAAATCTTCCTCGTCAACGATGAACGGTCCAAGCAGAAACGGCTGCCCTACATGATTTtgccattttttttttgttcctCAGATGTGCTGCGCCGTGAGTCTTGTGACAACGCCAAATATTGTGCCAATTTCGACGACGCGAGGGCACCCATTTGCTAAACTTTGTCCAAGGTAGCGCTGAAAAAATAATGGAACTGGATTGAACGAAACACTCCAGCGAACACGCAAGGCGCTGCCACTCTTTGCCGTTGGATTAACGTAATTCTATCCCTCTGACGGTTCTGATCTGCAGCCAGCCAGTCAGCGAGTTCTCCAGGACTCCAACccgggcgcggcgccggcgccggcgcgcccaCGCACCCAATGTTCGAGCACCACGCCGCGTGCCCGACCTTGCCGCTCGCAGCCGGCGACCACCGCTCCGTCCCCTTCGACCCTGTTTCCCTCCCTGACCTCCTCCGTTCCACGGCGACCTCCTCGCCCAGCGCCGGTGCCCCGGCCGTCTCCGCCCTCCACGCGGCGGGCCTCAAGCTCGGCGCCCTCCCCTCCTCCCTGCCGGCCTCCAACGCCCTCATCTCCGCCTACTCCCACGCGGGCCTCCTCCCATCCGCGCTCCGCGCCTTCCACCTCCTTCCCTGCCCGTCCACCGCCTCCTACACCACCGTCCTCTCCGCGCTCTCCCGCCACGGCCGTCCCCACGAGGCGCTCTCCCTCTTCGCCGCCTCCGCGTCCGCGGTCGCCCCCGACGCCGAGCTCCTCTCCTGCATCGTCTCATGCTGCCGCCGCTCGTCAGCCTtcctccccgcgcgcgcggcgcaCGCTTACGGCATTAAGAACGTGGCCGTGCTGGTCTTCTACGCCTCGGCAGGTCCGGCGCTGGTCGCCCTGTACGCGAAGCAAGGGAAGGTCAGCGCTGCCCGGAGAGTGTTTGGTTGCTTGGACGTCGAGGACGTGGTGTCCTGGAACGCCATGATCGGGGGATTCGCTAGTGCCGGGAGGGACATTGAGGCCTGGAATTGCTTCCGGGAGATGCGCATGAGAGGTGTTCGAGGGAATGCCCGCACAGCTGTGGCGGTGCTGGGCGCTTGTGATTTGGAGTCCGGCAGGCAGGTCCATGGGTACATGCTGAGAAGCCATGGTGGTGGTTCCAAAACAATTTTGTGGAATGCGCTGATGAGCATGTATTCTCGTCTCGGCTCTGTCAGTGATGCAGAGCATGTGTTCTTGGAGGTTGAACGGAAGGATGTTGTGTCATGGAACGTGATGATTGGGACATTTGCGAAGAACGGATATGGAGCAAAGGCTCTTGAGCATGTGGACGCCATGGCGCAGAGTGGGATGCAGCCGGACTCTGTAACATTCACAGCTGTTCTAATGGCATGCTGCCATTGTGGCATGGTGGATGAAGGGCTTGCACTATTCCAGCACTTTGTGTCCGTTGCTGGTCTCGTCCCAACTATGGAGCAGTGCACCTGTGTTGTGGATCTGCTTGCACGTGCTGGGAGGTTCGTAGAGGCCTTGGAATTTATCGGTCAGATGCCGATGCAACCAAATGCAATTGTCTGGGGTGCACTTCTGTCTGCAAGTAGGATGCACCACAATGTGGAATCTGCAAGGATTGCATTCGAGCAGCTAGTTCAGGTAGAGCCCGAGAATGCT from Panicum hallii strain FIL2 chromosome 9, PHallii_v3.1, whole genome shotgun sequence includes:
- the LOC112874067 gene encoding pentatricopeptide repeat-containing protein At4g33990-like, which produces MFEHHAACPTLPLAAGDHRSVPFDPVSLPDLLRSTATSSPSAGAPAVSALHAAGLKLGALPSSLPASNALISAYSHAGLLPSALRAFHLLPCPSTASYTTVLSALSRHGRPHEALSLFAASASAVAPDAELLSCIVSCCRRSSAFLPARAAHAYGIKNVAVLVFYASAGPALVALYAKQGKVSAARRVFGCLDVEDVVSWNAMIGGFASAGRDIEAWNCFREMRMRGVRGNARTAVAVLGACDLESGRQVHGYMLRSHGGGSKTILWNALMSMYSRLGSVSDAEHVFLEVERKDVVSWNVMIGTFAKNGYGAKALEHVDAMAQSGMQPDSVTFTAVLMACCHCGMVDEGLALFQHFVSVAGLVPTMEQCTCVVDLLARAGRFVEALEFIGQMPMQPNAIVWGALLSASRMHHNVESARIAFEQLVQVEPENAGNFVTMSNIYAKAGMVEDAKRVRMMIDIVELMKPSGQSCVEIV